One Clostridium estertheticum DNA segment encodes these proteins:
- the hisG gene encoding ATP phosphoribosyltransferase has translation MKAIRIALTKGRLEKCAIKMFEDLGIDCTQLKNKGRKLILKDEKNNIEFVLVKSTDVLTYVEHGAADIGIVGKDTLMEQNKEFYEVVDLKVGKCMFAVASLPNFLSYDGYNRKKIATKYPTVAKEYFKRNNEDVEIIKLDGSVELAPILGLSDAIVDLVETGDTLKENGLIIIEKICDISARMIVNKASMKMKKEKIGNLIDKVQQYVDRNEVTVS, from the coding sequence ATGAAAGCAATAAGAATAGCATTAACAAAAGGAAGACTAGAAAAGTGTGCTATTAAAATGTTTGAAGACCTGGGAATAGATTGTACACAACTTAAAAATAAAGGAAGAAAATTAATCCTTAAGGATGAGAAAAACAATATAGAATTTGTCCTTGTAAAATCTACAGATGTTTTAACCTATGTAGAACATGGCGCGGCGGATATTGGAATTGTTGGTAAGGATACTTTAATGGAACAGAATAAAGAATTTTATGAAGTAGTGGATTTGAAGGTTGGCAAATGTATGTTTGCTGTAGCATCCTTACCAAACTTTCTAAGTTATGATGGATATAATCGTAAAAAAATAGCTACCAAATATCCCACAGTAGCAAAAGAATATTTTAAAAGAAATAACGAAGATGTTGAAATTATTAAACTTGATGGGTCAGTGGAACTTGCTCCTATATTAGGGTTATCAGATGCAATTGTAGATTTAGTTGAAACCGGGGACACTTTAAAAGAAAACGGACTAATTATTATAGAAAAAATTTGTGATATTAGTGCAAGAATGATAGTAAACAAAGCCAGTATGAAGATGAAAAAGGAAAAAATCGGTAATTTAATAGACAAGGTTCAACAATACGTAGATCGGAATGAGGTGACGGTATCATGA
- the hisD gene encoding histidinol dehydrogenase gives MMKITEANSNEGKKYIEFLKKRAEDVQKDVNIVVDKILEDVKTRGDDAIIEYTQKFDSKFVTLANVIVTAEEIKNAYKMVDGDFLDAITLAKQNVREFHEKQVKNPWMMTKEKGVILGQTVRGLESVGIYVPGGTASYPSSVIMNAIPAKVAGVKNLVMVTPPLADGSVNPHILVAADIAGVDKIYKVGGAQAIAGLAFGTKCISKVDKIVGPGNIYVAMAKKNVFGYVDIDMIAGPSEILIIADENADEKFIAADLMSQAEHDVLASAMLITTSRELAEKVVRELAVQIKAMSRKDIISESLEKYGVILIVQNVKEAIDLANKIAPEHIEVLLNNPFGFLGDIKNAGSIFLGQYSPEPLGDYIAGPNHVLPTSGSARFFSPLSVDDFIKKSSYIYYTKDALCEVADKVIKLTEVEGLTAHGNSIKVRFES, from the coding sequence ATGATGAAAATTACAGAGGCAAATAGCAATGAGGGAAAAAAATACATAGAGTTTCTAAAAAAAAGAGCAGAAGACGTTCAAAAGGACGTAAATATTGTAGTTGATAAAATTTTAGAAGATGTAAAAACTAGAGGCGATGATGCCATAATAGAGTACACACAAAAATTTGATAGTAAATTTGTTACGTTAGCGAATGTTATTGTAACTGCCGAAGAAATTAAAAATGCATATAAAATGGTAGACGGAGATTTTTTAGATGCAATAACCCTAGCAAAGCAAAATGTTAGGGAATTCCATGAAAAACAAGTGAAAAACCCTTGGATGATGACAAAAGAAAAGGGCGTTATTTTAGGTCAAACAGTAAGAGGTCTTGAAAGCGTAGGGATATATGTACCTGGCGGTACAGCATCTTATCCGTCGTCAGTTATTATGAATGCAATTCCAGCAAAGGTGGCAGGTGTTAAAAATCTAGTGATGGTAACACCACCTCTGGCAGATGGAAGTGTGAATCCTCATATTTTAGTGGCTGCAGACATAGCGGGAGTAGACAAAATTTATAAAGTAGGCGGTGCTCAGGCAATCGCCGGACTTGCATTTGGGACGAAATGTATTTCTAAAGTGGATAAAATAGTAGGTCCAGGAAACATTTACGTGGCTATGGCGAAAAAAAACGTGTTTGGATATGTAGATATAGATATGATTGCAGGGCCTAGTGAAATATTAATTATTGCAGATGAAAATGCGGATGAAAAGTTTATTGCAGCAGATTTAATGTCTCAAGCTGAGCATGATGTGCTTGCTTCTGCAATGCTCATAACCACTTCAAGAGAACTAGCAGAAAAGGTGGTGCGCGAGCTAGCAGTTCAGATAAAAGCAATGAGTAGGAAAGACATTATAAGTGAATCCTTGGAAAAATACGGAGTTATCTTAATTGTCCAAAATGTAAAAGAGGCCATAGATTTGGCCAATAAAATTGCACCAGAACATATTGAAGTGCTTCTAAACAATCCATTTGGTTTTTTAGGGGATATAAAAAATGCAGGTTCTATATTCTTGGGACAATATTCGCCAGAACCTCTAGGTGACTATATTGCAGGTCCCAACCATGTTCTTCCAACCAGTGGCAGCGCAAGATTCTTTTCCCCATTATCTGTAGATGATTTTATAAAGAAATCAAGTTATATATACTATACAAAGGATGCATTGTGTGAGGTGGCTGATAAGGTAATAAAACTTACAGAGGTTGAAGGCTTAACCGCACATGGAAATTCTATAAAAGTGAGGTTTGAATCATGA
- the hisC gene encoding histidinol-phosphate transaminase, producing the protein MIQDYFRRDLSDFKAYKPSKTDYKVRLDANECFSNLPQEIRTKISWAIEDSIFNRYPDAGASMVCDLYAQYAKVKSTNVMAGNGSDECIQIIANTFLNTGDKVAVQSPDFSMYGLYTKVAGGIPIEFPLDEDFKLDVDGFISMVKGENVKIVFLSNPNNPTGGIIKRTDIIKIIEGCSCIVVIDEAYFEFYGETIVDKIYAYENLIVLRTCSKIGLAAIRLGFLITSPILMTELKKVKPPYNVNAITQSIACVILKDSEIIHNNVEGILKERVYLWEKLKKINGIKLYNAQANFILIGVENAQIMKQQLLDNGINVRSFTSYTLQNCLRITIGSREENEYLLNNISQENKVIL; encoded by the coding sequence ATGATACAGGATTATTTTAGAAGGGATTTAAGTGATTTTAAGGCATATAAGCCTTCCAAAACTGATTATAAAGTGAGGCTGGATGCAAATGAGTGCTTTAGTAACCTTCCTCAAGAGATAAGGACGAAAATAAGCTGGGCAATTGAGGATTCTATTTTTAATAGATATCCTGATGCAGGCGCGTCTATGGTATGTGACCTCTATGCACAATATGCAAAGGTGAAAAGTACAAATGTAATGGCGGGAAATGGTTCAGATGAATGTATACAAATCATTGCAAATACATTTCTAAATACAGGGGATAAGGTAGCAGTTCAAAGCCCTGATTTTTCAATGTATGGATTATATACTAAAGTTGCAGGAGGAATTCCCATTGAATTTCCACTAGATGAAGATTTTAAATTGGATGTAGATGGTTTTATTTCAATGGTTAAGGGCGAAAATGTTAAAATTGTATTTTTATCAAATCCCAATAATCCTACAGGTGGAATTATTAAAAGAACGGACATTATAAAAATAATAGAAGGATGCAGCTGCATTGTAGTTATAGATGAGGCTTACTTTGAATTTTATGGTGAAACCATAGTAGATAAAATCTACGCATATGAAAACTTAATTGTACTAAGAACTTGTTCTAAGATTGGACTTGCTGCAATCAGACTGGGATTTTTGATTACGAGTCCTATTCTAATGACAGAACTTAAAAAAGTAAAACCACCCTATAATGTTAATGCAATTACTCAGAGTATTGCTTGTGTTATTTTAAAAGATTCGGAAATAATACATAATAATGTGGAGGGTATACTCAAAGAAAGAGTGTACTTATGGGAAAAATTGAAAAAAATTAATGGGATAAAACTCTATAATGCACAAGCTAATTTTATATTAATTGGAGTTGAAAATGCACAAATAATGAAACAACAACTTTTAGATAATGGCATAAATGTACGAAGTTTTACGTCCTATACATTACAAAATTGTTTAAGAATAACCATAGGAAGTAGAGAAGAAAATGAATACCTGTTAAACAATATTTCCCAGGAAAATAAAGTCATTTTATAA
- the hisB gene encoding imidazoleglycerol-phosphate dehydratase HisB, with protein MSRQAKIVRESSETKIDISINLDGSGKYEGDTGIGFFDHMLCLFAKHGLLDLYVAVEGDLNVDSHHTIEDVGIVIGSVIKEAMMGKEGIKRYGTSFVPMDETLATVSLDLSGRPYLVFEGNFTVDRLGSFDTEMVEEFFRAVAVNGGITLHAKVLYGKNNHHMVEALFKAFGSALSEALTYDQRIKGVLSTKGCL; from the coding sequence ATTTCAAGACAAGCAAAAATTGTTAGAGAAAGTAGTGAAACAAAAATTGATATCAGTATAAACTTAGATGGGTCTGGAAAATATGAAGGCGATACAGGCATAGGTTTCTTTGATCATATGTTATGTCTTTTTGCAAAACATGGACTTCTGGATTTATATGTAGCGGTAGAAGGGGATTTAAATGTGGATTCCCATCATACAATTGAAGATGTAGGTATAGTAATTGGTAGTGTCATAAAAGAAGCAATGATGGGTAAAGAGGGAATAAAAAGATATGGAACCAGTTTTGTACCTATGGATGAGACTTTGGCTACAGTGTCGCTAGATTTGAGTGGCAGACCATACCTTGTATTTGAAGGTAATTTTACAGTAGATAGACTTGGAAGTTTTGATACAGAGATGGTGGAGGAGTTTTTTAGGGCAGTTGCAGTTAATGGTGGAATTACACTTCATGCAAAAGTGCTTTATGGTAAAAATAATCATCATATGGTGGAAGCACTATTTAAAGCCTTTGGAAGTGCACTAAGTGAAGCATTAACCTATGACCAGCGAATAAAAGGCGTACTTTCTACAAAAGGATGTCTATAA
- the hisH gene encoding imidazole glycerol phosphate synthase subunit HisH, with amino-acid sequence MIVIVDYGVGNLKSVQNALNALNIKSIISSDKEEITNSRSIIVPGVGAFPDAMKNLRDMGLDVVIKKAAKEGKPILGICLGMQLFFEQGEEIEKCEGLGLLKGTIVKLEGSIKIPHMGWNDLFFETNSPLLEGVVENNYVYFVHSYYAQVGEKHIVNAYSMYEKKIPAIVSKGNIFGLQFHPEKSGEAGMKLLENFGGIV; translated from the coding sequence GTGATAGTAATAGTGGATTATGGTGTGGGAAATTTGAAAAGTGTTCAAAATGCGCTTAATGCTTTGAATATTAAGTCTATAATATCTTCAGACAAGGAAGAAATCACAAATAGTAGAAGTATTATTGTTCCAGGGGTAGGTGCCTTTCCTGATGCAATGAAAAATCTAAGGGATATGGGACTAGATGTGGTAATAAAAAAGGCAGCGAAGGAAGGCAAACCAATACTTGGTATATGTCTTGGTATGCAACTTTTCTTTGAACAAGGTGAAGAAATTGAAAAATGCGAAGGCTTGGGACTTTTAAAAGGAACCATTGTGAAACTAGAAGGTTCTATAAAAATACCTCATATGGGTTGGAATGATTTGTTTTTTGAAACTAATTCACCGCTTCTAGAGGGTGTAGTGGAAAATAATTATGTATATTTTGTTCATTCTTATTATGCTCAAGTTGGCGAGAAACACATTGTAAATGCCTATAGTATGTATGAAAAAAAGATACCTGCAATTGTAAGCAAGGGTAATATATTTGGTTTGCAGTTCCATCCAGAGAAAAGTGGAGAGGCTGGAATGAAATTACTTGAAAACTTTGGAGGGATAGTATAA
- the hisA gene encoding 1-(5-phosphoribosyl)-5-[(5-phosphoribosylamino)methylideneamino]imidazole-4-carboxamide isomerase — protein sequence MKIFPAIDVKNGKCVRLYQGEFSSSEVVGEDPMETALSFEAQGSEYIHMVDLDGALSGTIGNANIINKVIVNINIPIQLGGGIRSIEVIEMLLKKGLNRVILGTAALNNPSLVKEAIKKFGDKIAIGIDARNGYVAVDGWKTSSKIEYIEFAKQMEDIGAKTIIFTDISRDGTLAGPNFEATRKINDQVSCDIIASGGMKNIEDIKKLVKMNMYGAIIGKALYSGNISLVEAITAGRGVVDAY from the coding sequence ATGAAGATATTTCCAGCTATAGATGTGAAGAATGGAAAATGTGTTAGGCTTTATCAAGGCGAGTTTTCCTCATCGGAGGTGGTAGGGGAAGATCCAATGGAAACAGCCCTAAGCTTTGAAGCCCAGGGATCAGAATATATACATATGGTAGATTTGGATGGAGCGCTAAGTGGAACTATTGGAAATGCAAATATTATAAATAAAGTTATAGTGAATATAAATATCCCTATACAGTTAGGTGGCGGTATAAGAAGTATAGAAGTCATTGAAATGTTACTAAAAAAGGGTTTAAATAGGGTAATATTGGGTACCGCAGCTTTGAACAATCCTTCACTAGTAAAAGAAGCCATAAAAAAATTTGGAGATAAAATTGCCATTGGCATCGATGCAAGGAATGGCTATGTAGCAGTGGATGGATGGAAAACCAGTAGTAAAATAGAATATATAGAATTTGCAAAACAAATGGAAGATATAGGAGCGAAAACTATTATTTTTACTGATATAAGTAGGGATGGTACTTTGGCTGGACCTAATTTTGAAGCAACACGGAAGATAAATGACCAGGTTTCCTGTGATATTATTGCATCTGGTGGTATGAAAAATATTGAAGATATAAAAAAGCTTGTGAAGATGAATATGTATGGAGCCATTATAGGGAAAGCACTTTACAGTGGGAATATATCTCTTGTAGAAGCAATTACAGCAGGAAGAGGTGTTGTCGATGCTTACTAA
- the hisF gene encoding imidazole glycerol phosphate synthase subunit HisF: MLTKRIIPCLDVTMGRVMKGINFINLTDVGDPVEIAEFYNSEGADEIVFLDITATHEGRKNMLDVVRRTAEKVFIPLTVGGGIKSIEDFKETLRAGADKISINSAAIRDPELIEEAAAKFGSQCVVVAIDGKKNEDSLGWHVVINGGRINTGLDAVTWAKKVEELGAGEILLTSMDADGTKGGYDIEFINAITSSVNIPVIASGGCGKIEDFCEVFEKSGADAALAASLFHYKELSIKEVKVYLKNSGVEIRI; encoded by the coding sequence ATGCTTACTAAGAGAATCATTCCCTGTTTAGATGTAACTATGGGTAGGGTAATGAAAGGAATTAATTTTATAAATTTAACAGATGTAGGAGATCCTGTAGAAATTGCTGAATTTTATAATAGTGAAGGCGCAGATGAAATTGTTTTTTTGGATATAACAGCTACTCATGAGGGAAGAAAAAACATGCTGGATGTAGTGAGACGAACTGCTGAAAAGGTATTTATTCCCCTGACAGTAGGTGGAGGAATTAAGAGTATAGAGGATTTTAAAGAAACCCTTAGAGCGGGAGCAGATAAAATATCTATAAACTCTGCTGCAATTCGAGATCCGGAGCTTATAGAAGAGGCAGCAGCGAAATTTGGAAGTCAATGTGTTGTGGTTGCTATTGATGGGAAAAAGAATGAGGACAGTTTAGGTTGGCATGTAGTTATAAATGGTGGAAGAATAAATACGGGCCTTGATGCAGTAACGTGGGCAAAAAAGGTAGAAGAGCTAGGAGCAGGAGAAATACTCTTAACAAGTATGGATGCAGACGGAACAAAAGGAGGATATGATATAGAGTTCATAAATGCAATTACCAGCAGTGTAAATATTCCTGTGATTGCATCTGGCGGATGTGGAAAAATAGAGGACTTTTGTGAGGTTTTTGAGAAAAGTGGTGCGGATGCGGCCCTTGCAGCTTCACTGTTTCATTACAAAGAACTATCTATAAAAGAAGTAAAAGTGTATCTTAAAAATAGTGGTGTAGAAATTAGAATCTAA
- the hisI gene encoding phosphoribosyl-AMP cyclohydrolase encodes MDDIVEIQYNNGLVPAIVQEHSSGKVLMLAYMNEESLKKTRETGTTWFWSRSRNKLWNKGETSGHFQYVKNISIDCDGDTILIMVDQVGVACHTGSKSCFYREIWKVEP; translated from the coding sequence GTGGATGACATAGTGGAGATTCAATATAATAATGGGTTAGTCCCTGCAATAGTTCAGGAACATAGTAGTGGAAAAGTTTTGATGCTGGCATACATGAATGAAGAATCATTAAAAAAAACTAGGGAAACTGGAACAACTTGGTTTTGGAGCAGATCTAGAAATAAGTTGTGGAATAAAGGAGAAACCTCAGGACATTTTCAATATGTAAAAAACATTAGCATTGATTGCGATGGAGATACAATTCTTATAATGGTAGATCAAGTGGGAGTAGCTTGCCATACTGGAAGTAAAAGCTGTTTTTATAGGGAAATTTGGAAGGTTGAACCATAG
- the hisE gene encoding phosphoribosyl-ATP diphosphatase — MSDNNVIQELYKIIEERKESPIEGSYTSYLFEEGLDKILKKIGEESAEVIISSKNNDSKDVVSEISDLAYHILVLMVAQGVKVEDIVTELETRRKKICNKKQKREDIVGIH, encoded by the coding sequence ATGAGTGATAATAACGTAATACAGGAACTTTATAAAATAATCGAAGAAAGAAAAGAAAGTCCAATCGAAGGCTCATACACTAGCTATCTATTTGAAGAAGGCTTGGACAAAATTTTAAAAAAAATTGGAGAAGAAAGTGCAGAAGTTATAATTAGTAGCAAGAACAATGACTCAAAAGACGTAGTTTCAGAAATATCAGATTTAGCATATCACATCCTAGTACTTATGGTAGCGCAAGGTGTAAAAGTAGAAGATATTGTTACTGAACTTGAAACTAGACGAAAAAAGATATGCAATAAAAAACAAAAGAGAGAAGATATTGTAGGCATACACTAA